Proteins found in one Longimicrobiaceae bacterium genomic segment:
- the queD gene encoding 6-carboxytetrahydropterin synthase QueD — protein MEIFREFTFEAAHRLPNVPEGHKCARLHGHSFRVRIHVAGPLHPELGWVMDFGEIKDAFRPIHEQLDHSYLNDVPGLENPTSEVLARWIWDRLAPKLPGLSKVAVRETCTSGCVYRGRG, from the coding sequence ATGGAGATCTTCAGGGAGTTCACCTTCGAGGCGGCGCACCGGCTCCCCAACGTCCCGGAGGGGCACAAGTGCGCGCGGCTGCACGGCCACTCGTTCCGCGTGCGGATCCACGTGGCGGGCCCGTTGCACCCCGAGCTGGGGTGGGTGATGGACTTCGGGGAGATCAAGGACGCGTTCAGGCCCATCCACGAGCAGCTCGACCACAGCTACCTGAACGACGTCCCCGGGCTGGAGAACCCCACGAGCGAGGTGCTGGCCCGGTGGATCTGGGACCGGTTGGCGCCGAAGCTCCCGGGGCTCAGCAAGGTGGCCGTGCGGGAGACGTGCACCTCGGGGTGCGTGTACCGGGGCAGGGGATAG